gactaacgtaaccctgcttaaaaaaaatcactgaacaaaaagtatgaataaggtagtgaactgcaacagattcccgtgtttgcaataacgttataacgttagcagtgagtttatagcctcactgatttaactacacagcaaataaaagtcacgttacttagccaataaacgttatcttacattcaaaacttaccgttctttgtgcaacttcaaatgccggacgaagttggaagttgttgcctctccatcagtaattttcgaaccgcatgtgttgcatactgcaaaccgttttgtgttgaccacctcgtaatttttatacccaaacaaaattattttaggtatcattttttgttcactggcgtgtggtttggacatgtcttcttcgttggttgtcctgcaatttgattggatgaatgctgtgtgatgaaaacaaagtagatctaatttgattggctgttgtactgagaccacaccagctgacacacgcaacgctgatagacaagtacacaatgaaaaatacggagcgctcccgaataactttttcatctttgggttttggggaaagtagcaagtcatgtcaagtcatgtcaattcaaaaggctcaagtccaagtgaagtcacaagtcattgatgttaaagtctaagtcgagttgcaagtctttttacattttgtcaagtcgagtctaaagtcatcaaattcatgactcgagtctgactcgagtccaagtcatgtgacttgagtccacacctctggtaagaaCAGATGGAGAATGTTGATTCATCAGGCTGGCCCTTGATCTATGTTTAAAGTTAGTGCGTGAAGATGAGGAGTTTGGtcactttttcaaaaatgatttcTACCTACAGTCTGATGACTTGAGAAAGAGAACGGAGCCACACATCTCAGGGATAAGGTGAGTTTCTACTGTTTTGTTTCAGTAAGACAGAAACAGTTTCGTAAAATGTGGATGAGCGACATAGATGATAAATGGGAGCTGGCTGTAATTACACTTGATTACAGGGCTGCCCCAGGCTAAATTGGGGTCCCAAGCAGAATTGTATTTGAATGTCCCCCTCCCCTTCAGTTTAAGTCTCTAAAGCACTTTGGGTggcatttatttttatgtatgaaACACGCTTTATAAATATCGTTGGATTTGATTTGATTACACAattttttcacactttttaaatgtgttaaataattttgaattttaacaaaattaatattgaatttaatttgatgcatgtttagtATAAAACACCTTCATGGGAAATCAATGTTTCAATAAGTTgtgtttttagtgcaaaataataaatttaacaaaatgaaaacacgaAATTGAACTATTTTTATCCCTATACATTGAATTAGCAACCAAGCACTAACAGTGTGCGCCACAATAAACATTAAGAATTTGGAGAATTTTGCTGCTAAATTCTTATTAGTGCCTTCAAATGATTAATTTTTAAATCGTGCATTTTGATTAATTGCAGTCAATTACTTGCATGCATAACTTAAATTTGGGATCCCAATATGTTGACATAAATACAATCTAATTGTCTGAATGTACCACATGagcatttttaaacactttacttgaatgcacgtcatttatttgttcaaaatctTCTTAACTGTTTCATCTAAAGTACCGTCGAGGTGACTGTTGACCGTAAAGAAACCTGCTGCGGCTTTAAGGTAACCAACCATCTGTGGTTAAGGTAAAGGATCATGTCCTGTCACAAATTCCGTGATTAATCTGCAAATATACATGATTAAAGCGATAATGTTTTGTGAATAAacgcatgagttaactcgttaactttgacagcccaaaTTCTAAAGgctataatgaaaaaataaatatgaagcgccctgtcattcattaattgacaggATCAGGGGGGGCCTTATGTGATTATGTTTCAACTTTGAGGTATGTCCAGTCATTTACTTTCCCCAAATGATTAGACAGTATGATTCTAATCTAGATCGTGACCATCATCAATATTAAGACAGGTTCAAAGAAAATTAGGCCATTGGACACATTTATGGCTTTCTATTGCCACCAGAGGGAGCCAGAGATTACTCTTGATGCCCAATtagtatactgttttttttatttgcaagtgAACATCCCAAATATAGCAGTAATTCACATTATTAATAGAACACTCTGACACTGCCTTCTTCTTTACTGTAGATCTTTGTATTTTTGAATACAGAGTTAATAATACACTGTAATTCATGAAAATGTCAATACATTGATTCTAAACAGCTGCTAAGCATCAGGCCTCTAAATAAGAGAGCATCACAGAATTTAAATCAATGCAACACACGTTTTGTGTCATTACAGAAGCAAGATTTAATCTGATTTAGAATGCCGATACAATGCTTTTGAAAAAACAACAAGCTTAATTTGTTCTAAATATGTATTTATGATATGCACCTCCTGGAGCAATCCACCCTGGTGAATGTGAACCATGATTAAAAGCAAAATGAAGGCTTCCTCTTTGGCTCGTTTATTATTCATGTTGCAACAAAATGTCACGGCAGATTGAAACCATAGATGCAGCTGCCTCTAGACTGAGACCTCCAACAGCTCTAACCAACACATAAACTGCTTCCTTGTCACACTCCTGTTTAGTAGAGGTCGATTAAAAATATAGAATTCAAAATTAATCTATAATTTCAGGTCAGCACTGTTTGGACAATTCCGGCTATGGCTTGAAGAAGTTCTGGGGGTCAAATTGGAGCCCACTGTGGATATTTCTTGTGCCAAATATGAATACACAGGTGAGCATCAGCACAAAGTTTTCAGCTGAAAgaattattgtgttgttttcatgTATTTCTCACATGTTTCCAGATGTGCTTTTGTGTCACGATGATGAACTGGAAGGCAGGCGTGTTGCTTTCATTCTCTACCTTGTACCTCAATGGCAGAGCAGCGATGGGGGATCCCTTGATCTTTACACAACAGACCGTCAGTTTATGTTTTAGTCCTGCATTGCGACAATCAGCGTCTTTAGTAACAAAATTCTTGTTATTAGGTCATTGCCAACCACGGAGTGTTGCCAAATCACTTGTGCCTTCTTGGAACACACTCGTACTTTTTGAAGTGTCTCCAGTCTCCTTTCATCAAGTAAGAGTTATCTTCTTTTTAATCAAAGAGACAAATAGTGGACATGTTTGCATATGTCCAGGTGTCTGAGGTTTTGTCAGAGGACAAATGTCGTCTATCTCTGAGTGGCTGGTTTCACGGTCCATCACTGGAACGTCCTCCCCGCCATGTAGAACCTCCCATCACAAGGAGTCCACACTTACCAAGAGACGTGAGTTTTTTTAAAGTCAAAAGTGCACATTGATTGAACTCTGTGCTGATTGTTGTGTCTGCATGTCAAATCAAAGGAGACAGTGCTGCTAGAGTGGGTAAATCCCATCTACTTGGATATTTCCCACCAGGAGCACATTCAAGGAGAGTTTGAGGACAATTCGGAAATCCAGCTTAAAGATTTTCTCAGGGTAAATGTGTTTCATGCTTTAAACAACAGTGAAATCTCTAGTGTTGAACACAATCGGACACTAAGGGCCTGGTTCACTAAAGGTGTTTGtgtctaaaacacgtgcaaacatgATAACACTCGCAAAGCTGAtccactaaacgtgtgcaaagtgaatTGCGTCTGTTAAGAGAACAGaccaaggcgtgcaatccattttgcgtctctgtcttcattaatatgcagaatatactgtatgttgatcatcaaaacacccacaatactgggaggagaagatgcattaTAATAATTaagcacgcgcaatgtgatttatcaacactcatcaccattttgcgagcactattttgcgttttatttaacacgtgtcagaaggacgtgtCAACTGACAGTTCCACGCACGCCTGCGCGACCAGTGCTTGCACTGCACAGACAGACGATCGACAAATGAGAATTCTTCGTCCtacgtgtgtcaacattttggacggtcaaAAATCATATCTATTCAgcaaaataattatatatttttttaactgcgaGATGACTTAAATGGctgaataaaacaaattaaattgatgcgttttttgtccttttgtatttttttaatgatgttcgtttttttcatatagaatttttattattaaaatatttcttatgtGAAAGAAACTTTTACATATGCATTTGTTTGCATCTTGCTAGGAGTAAGTCCAGCTCCCTACTAAgtgatttgatgtaaaaaaaaaaaaaaaaagaatttttttttaattacatcaaGTGAATTGATTCATTCCAGGCTCCAACTATCACCTCCATAAACCAATATTAAATGTACAGCCGATGTTTTGAGTAACATTTTAAAATAGTACAGTTGAACCTCAATTTGCGAACTTCATTAGtttttgaacagggttcgtaaatagaaaggtttgtatattgaagcacatctctccattagaaacaatgtaaacataaataatgggtttcagcctcgacaaaagttcaTGTTTTAGTAAACGTTTGTACACTTtcaacacaatataaagcgctgtacagtactgtatatcagataaacatggatcaactttctatttaataacaaagccaaaacaacaactggcTAAACCGTCCCTTTTCCTATGCGGCCGCCACACGCACACATACTGTAACTATCCCAAGGGTGCACTCAGTTTAAAAttacaaaactccttaactttaacagccagatCGCAACAATAATTaggaataaaacaaaataaacccacTTTACCTTGTTTTGTTTAATCTTCCTGGTGTGCAGCGGAAGGTAGGGGGATTGGGGAGaacagtgtcgacaacgctgtggatacttcctgactgttttaaaccacacatcgcttgtgCATTGTTTCCTTTagactcatattgagctagcatAACTAGAAAAGtgctgtaaaaaggctaaaaacactTCACACAAAGTAGCACCTAGCACAGTAGCTAATGACAGGACAGAGATTAATTAGCCCACCCACAATGGATGGGCTGCCaggcaaacaatcaatcaatgttcacttatatagccctaaatcacaagtgtctcaaagggctgcacaagccacaacaacatcctctgctcacatcagggcaagaaaaaactcaacccaatgggacaatgagaaaccttgaagggcACCGCAGATGTGGTTCCCCAAGATCTGCTGACATCTCACGTGATGTCACAGTAGGGATGAAtatctttcacatttgaaccgattcgTTACCAATTGGTACGGTAccagctgataatgataactatgctgtccagttgttatgtcttgtttttttacacttctgagtataatttgaaaacattatacaggtaaaagccagtaaattagaatattttgaaaaacttgatttatttcagtaattgcattcaaaaggtgtaacttgtacattatatttattcattgcacacagactgatgcattcaaatgtttatttcatttaattttgatgatttgaagtggcaacaaatgaaaatccaaaattccgtgtgtcacaaaattagaatattacttaaggctaatacaaaaaaggggttttttagaaatgttggccaactgaaaagtatgaaaatgaaaaatatgagcatgtacaatactcaatacttggttggagctccttttgcctcaattactgcgttaatgcggcgtggcatggagtcgatgagtttctggcactgctcaggtgttatgagagcccaggttgctttgatagtggccttcaactcttctgcgtttttgggtctggcattctgcatcttccttttcacaataccccacagattttctatggggctaaggtcaggggagttggcgggccaatttagaacagaaataccatggtccgtaaactagccacgggtagattttgcgctgtgtgcaggcgccaagtcctgttggaacttgaaatctccatctccatagagcaggtcagcagcaggaagcatgaagtgctctaaaacttgctggtagacggctgcgttgaccctggatctcaggaaacagagtggaccgacaccagcagatgacatggcaccccaaaccatcactgatggtggaaactttacactagacttcaggcaacgtggatcctgtgcctctcctgtcttcctccagactctgggacctcgatttccaaaggaaatgcaaaatttgcatggttgggtgatggtttggggtgccatgtcatctgctggtgtcggtccactctgtttcctgagatccagggtcaacgcagccgtctaccagcaagttttagagcacttcatgcttcctgctgctgacctgctctatggagatggagatttcaagttccaacaggacttggcgcctgcacacagcgcaaaatctacccctgcctggtttacggaccatggtatttcgttctaaattggcccgccaactcccctgaccttagccccatagaaaatctgtggggtattgtgaaaaggaagatgcagaatgccagacccaaaaacgcagaagagttgaaggccactatcagagcaacctgggctctcataacacctgagcagtgccagaaactcatcgactccatgccacgccgcattaacgcagtaattgaggcaaaaggagctccaaccaagtattgagtattgtacatgctcatatttttcattttcatacttttcagttggccaacatttctaaaagtcccttttttgtattagccttaagtaatattctaattttgtgacacacggaattttggattttcatttgttgccacttcaaatcatcaaaattaaatgaaataaacatttgaatgcatcagtctgtgtgcaatgaataaatataatgtacaagttacaccttttgaatgcaattactgaaataaatcaagtttttcaaaatattctaatttactggcttttacctgtatattagacattgcatgcagttgcaattccaactttgccattaagttgaatgtgccagtagtATTTTTTTGAGTCTTACAAAGTGattgtactgtaaatattgtacttactACACACCGGCCGTttaattgtaatgtgcatcttagttctAGTTTTGATCACCAAattcggaggtgttgaaatctCCATGTAAAATcaataatgctaatcggtagcatgtatatTGACaattcaatgtaaattagcattgagctagcgtgTGTCAAAAAGTGTAGCCTTACTGTTGTTTCGAATCCTTTCTATTAGGTATTCTTGCTTTGTTGCCATGGAAAATTGGAACATTACTTCGAGGCAGTCCGGCTGAGTCCACTCTAAGTACTTGTTTCATTGCCAAGTGCTGGAGCCGGTGCCGAATATGATGTCACATGCAAcgaaggtatcaaaatattgtcCATTAGTTTGATTTTACGTCAATCGGCACCCGGTAGTGCCGACAGATTTtggtcggtacctataaaagtaacACATTTGGTAGCCATTCCTATGTCAAACATGATGATGGATTGACTTCCAAGGCATATTTTCCAGAAAATTGTACAACTTTTGTTATGTTCCTCTTCCTGATTGTGTGCATGAATGTGTTATCAGAAGGAGAAATTCAGCCAGGTGAGTGATGCCCTAAAGCTCGCGCAGATTCAGTGGACGAGGAAAGGCCCTGCCAATAAGAGGTGGGGGTTGCTCCGCACATGATCTATGCTTTTCACAGATTATTTGCCTTTTTGTGTGTGATTGTTTAATTTTTATGCACTTAGATGCTATGAAACAGCCTGTCTGGACACCTTGCCTCAGTGTGTGAGTGCTTGTTGGGAGCTGCTTCGTTCAGAGTCCTTCTTCCTGCTCCTCTCCAACTTTACAGGCCTTCGATTGCATTACTTGTGCccagctgatgatgatgatgatgatgatgatgatgatgataagggTGATAATGAAAATAAAGATGAAGAGAAAAAGAAAAGCAACGTAATGGATGAAGAAGCCACAGGCTCTTCAGATGAAACAGCAGATAAAAGCAAAGGTGTGTATATTCAAAAGTttgcagaaaatgtgtttttctgcagctacatttttattttatttccctACTCAGAGCCGAGCACACCCCATTGTTGCGGTGAAGTGCGACGATGGTcccatggcagctacactttactgCACGATGGAGAGGCAGCACAAACAGAATATGCACTGGACCTCATCTTGCCTTTCAGCTGTGCAGGTGAGTCAACAAGGAGTATTCTCTCCCTCTCAATCTTTTACATTTCAGCAAGCATTTTATTATAGCTTCACAATACTTTAGAAATGACTATACAATAACTTGGTAGTAGAAGTCAAAGTACACCTTGGAAAGCAGTACAAATTCATTATTCACCGAAAATAAATCAACACACCGCCATTATAGTGTAAATAgctggcaacatacagtatgtgagtACACCTCGCAGGGAACATGTCCAAATTGTGTCCAAAGTGTCAATAATGTAGTGTGGCGCCATTGTTGTCTAGCACTGCCCTAACCTCCCTTGGGCATGGAATTTACCGGAGCTGCACTGGTTGTTACTGGAATCCTTCTCCACTCCTCCGTGATGACATTGCTGGTGGTTGTTAGACACCTTGTGCTTGTCCACCACCATAATGTCACAGTACATGTTGGTGTTCATTTTTCTCTCTATGAACTGCAGCTCCTCAGtaccagcagcactcatgcagtccAAGATAAGACGCTACCATTAcaatgcttgactgtaggcatgATACAATTATCTTGGTACTTGCTGTGTTGAGTCATTTTTAGTGACTAATAAATCCACACTGCTTTAGAAGCAGTTAAATGACTTACTttaaagtatatccaagtttTATTTGAATTTGTATTATTTCTCTGCAGCCGTAAATGTTTTTAGTAATTGactattcagttcagttcagtttcagtttatttcgaacatgcatagtaTGGATTTTCTatcaattagtttgtttgattaatcaagtaattggataaaacggtttatagcctcaatgcgtattaaGGGTAAATAGTCAAAATATACAAAGATTTTTATGTTTGCCATAATGTCGttctttttttcaaataaatgcaTGTCATCGacattaaaatggcatttttaccATATGTGCATTTATATTAATAAATTGCAAATCGGTTGTTAACAGCCACGTACACTCTATTACAGCGGCTGTGCGGAAACTATGTTTGCGTATCTAAAGTTCGGGGAACTCCATTCAGTCTGGAATGTATCTATTTTTTTTAGCTACACTGaataaacgattaatcgaagcaacagaatataaatcaaagtttTATCTCAtcaaattaattgattaatcgctGCAGCCCTAGATAATTGGTAATAAAAATGCTTTGTAAAATGTGTTGCATGTAATGACTTAGTGAGCTACTGTAGATTATGAAACTAAGTGCAATTCTGCAACATTAGTTTTAAAAATGCAGGCTTATATCTTTTGTGGTAAAGAAGAAGGAGGAGCGTTATTTATAGCAGTCCTGATTGATATTATCATTATCTccagtgggcagcacggtggacgaGGGGTTAGtgtatctgcctcacaatacaaaggtcctgagtagtcctgagttcaatcccgggctcgggatctttctgtgtggagtttgcatgttctccccgtgactgcgtgggttccctccgggtactacggcttcctcccacctccaaagacatgcacctggggataggttgattggcaacactaaatggtccctagtgtgtgaatgtgagtgtgaatgttgtctgtctatctgtgttggccct
This is a stretch of genomic DNA from Nerophis lumbriciformis linkage group LG06, RoL_Nlum_v2.1, whole genome shotgun sequence. It encodes these proteins:
- the ogfod1 gene encoding prolyl 3-hydroxylase OGFOD1, with amino-acid sequence MASKRKQCYSIKSNKRKNKTNNCETTAELCLVVRDENVRRTVKEAWNQKSHYTHGDLELDCQPFPHCVIKNFIHGGNFLENLQRELLTLNFHTKSNDLYKFKQSDDLRKRTEPHISGIRSALFGQFRLWLEEVLGVKLEPTVDISCAKYEYTDVLLCHDDELEGRRVAFILYLVPQWQSSDGGSLDLYTTDRHCQPRSVAKSLVPSWNTLVLFEVSPVSFHQVSEVLSEDKCRLSLSGWFHGPSLERPPRHVEPPITRSPHLPRDETVLLEWVNPIYLDISHQEHIQGEFEDNSEIQLKDFLRKEKFSQVSDALKLAQIQWTRKGPANKRCYETACLDTLPQCVSACWELLRSESFFLLLSNFTGLRLHYLCPADDDDDDDDDDDKGDNENKDEEKKKSNVMDEEATGSSDETADKSKEPSTPHCCGEVRRWSHGSYTLLHDGEAAQTEYALDLILPFSCAGWQSECGGFTCYVANEEDEELLTVNPEDNSLALVYRDKETLKFVKHVNQKSNRGCSGRVLYDFSFVYYE